Proteins found in one Methylobacter sp. S3L5C genomic segment:
- a CDS encoding sulfotransferase translates to MIKTSIAKFAQPITGIDSPKNFRVGRNDPCPCGSGKKFKACCVQVGDIVKQTKSSDIAGWLQNARLAISRGDFDTAECWFRQVLVIKPKHAEALAGVGQKLCWQRKHREGLTYLRQAAAQVEKESVKSRDIAQLLELSGQLQHWGDLEAALKLAQLAVRLMPQSPVAQNTLAMCLSRINRVDEALLASHKACQLLPNDPGCNTLLAILDARQGQLDAASARLMRITEAPHQPPLIARAYLELATVLDKQQQYDAAFTALNQAAVLHQALPEVSKVNKEAIFDSIAKNKAGFDKALLTRWSLEDLQVDALPVPSFLFGFLRSGTTLTEQILAAHPAVFTSDENELIFELTQELAKLTGVVNDIPQALHACGVNEIRHLRRLYWQRVEEEYGSVAPCKRFIDKVALNSIDAGFISTVFPEANILFALRDPRDVCLSCFMQPFTASRATVNLLSLKGIARQYGAVMDLWLYLRENIQPDYLELRYEDTVSDFETTYRRVFDLLGVDWRPEVLEFHQRAQGRYIATPSFSAVSQPLYTSAVARWHRYEEHLEGIFPELQRFIDVYGYSGS, encoded by the coding sequence ATGATAAAAACCTCCATTGCCAAATTTGCTCAACCGATAACAGGTATTGATAGTCCCAAAAATTTCCGGGTGGGACGTAATGATCCTTGCCCTTGTGGCAGCGGAAAAAAGTTTAAGGCTTGTTGTGTTCAGGTTGGCGATATCGTTAAACAAACAAAATCTTCCGATATTGCCGGATGGTTACAAAATGCCCGGTTAGCAATCTCGCGTGGTGACTTTGACACTGCCGAGTGCTGGTTTCGGCAAGTACTTGTGATCAAGCCCAAGCATGCCGAAGCGTTGGCCGGTGTTGGACAAAAACTTTGCTGGCAGCGCAAGCATCGGGAAGGTTTAACGTATCTTCGGCAAGCGGCGGCACAAGTAGAAAAGGAATCTGTGAAAAGTCGTGATATTGCCCAGTTACTGGAATTGTCAGGACAACTGCAACACTGGGGCGATCTGGAGGCAGCACTTAAACTGGCGCAACTGGCGGTACGTCTGATGCCCCAATCTCCTGTTGCGCAAAATACGCTGGCAATGTGTTTGAGTCGTATCAATCGTGTTGATGAAGCATTGCTGGCTTCGCATAAGGCTTGTCAATTATTGCCGAATGATCCGGGATGTAATACGTTGTTGGCTATTTTGGATGCCCGGCAAGGGCAGTTGGATGCGGCTAGTGCAAGGCTGATGAGGATTACCGAAGCTCCTCACCAGCCACCGCTGATTGCGCGTGCCTATTTGGAACTGGCCACGGTCTTGGATAAACAACAGCAATACGACGCTGCATTTACGGCGCTGAATCAAGCTGCCGTCTTGCATCAAGCTTTGCCGGAAGTTAGTAAAGTAAACAAAGAGGCTATTTTTGATAGTATTGCCAAAAACAAGGCGGGGTTTGATAAGGCGTTATTGACGCGTTGGTCACTGGAAGACTTACAGGTAGATGCCTTGCCGGTACCGTCATTTTTGTTTGGTTTTTTACGTTCAGGTACCACTCTCACCGAGCAAATATTGGCTGCGCATCCGGCGGTGTTTACCTCGGACGAAAATGAATTAATTTTTGAGTTAACCCAAGAGTTGGCAAAGCTCACCGGCGTGGTCAATGATATACCGCAAGCCCTGCATGCTTGTGGTGTTAACGAGATTCGGCATTTGCGCCGATTATACTGGCAACGTGTTGAAGAAGAATATGGTAGTGTTGCACCATGCAAACGGTTTATCGATAAAGTGGCTCTTAATAGTATTGATGCCGGATTTATCAGTACTGTCTTTCCCGAAGCAAATATTTTGTTTGCTTTGCGAGACCCTCGCGATGTATGTTTAAGCTGTTTTATGCAGCCGTTTACAGCATCCCGAGCGACGGTTAACTTGTTGTCCTTGAAGGGTATTGCCCGCCAGTATGGGGCTGTTATGGATTTGTGGTTATACTTGCGAGAAAATATTCAGCCTGATTACCTGGAACTACGCTATGAAGATACGGTGAGCGATTTTGAAACAACTTATCGACGGGTCTTTGATTTATTGGGAGTGGATTGGCGACCGGAGGTCTTGGAATTTCATCAACGTGCCCAGGGACGTTATATTGCGACCCCAAGTTTTTCTGCGGTTAGTCAACCGCTATATACCAGTGCAGTCGCCAGATGGCATAGGTATGAAGAACATCTGGAAGGCATTTTTCCGGAGTTGCAGCGTTTTATTGATGTTTATGGTTATTCTGGGTCTTGA